The following proteins are co-located in the Palaemon carinicauda isolate YSFRI2023 chromosome 3, ASM3689809v2, whole genome shotgun sequence genome:
- the LOC137637832 gene encoding rhodopsin-like gives MGYWEDPASMGASDLWPSTNPYGNYTVVDRVPRELLGYIHDHWYQHPPMNPLWYSLVGFWMFIMGLLAISGNFVVIWVFMNTKSLRTPANMFVVNLAFSDFFMMAFMCPPILVNCYYQMWSFSGIFCEIYACIGSICGTASIWSMVFITLDRYNVIVKGISADPLTNKDALLRIVFIWAQTIFWCALPFFGFNRYVPEGNMTACGTDYLTDELWSHLYLYFYAIDCYIFPLFLIIYCYTFILKAVATHERQMREQAKKMGVKSLRNDPDAKKTSNECRLAKIALMTVSLWFIAWTPYFVINIGGINYRPMITPLFSIWGSVFAKANAVYNPIVYAISHPKYRAAMEKKLPCLSCTTERDDDQTTSDAASATATGAEKC, from the coding sequence ATGGGTTACTGGGAAGATCCCGCCAGCATGGGTGCTAGTGATCTTTGGCCCTCAACGAATCCATACGGCAATTACACAGTTGTCGACAGGGTACCACGAGAGCTCTTGGGCTACATCCATGACCACTGGTATCAGCATCCTCCCATGAACCCTCTATGGTATAGTTTGGTTGGCTTTTGGATGTTCATCATGGGCCTTCTTGCCATAAGCGGCAACTTCGTCGTCATCTGGGTTTTCATGAACACAAAATCCCTGAGGACACCAGCAAACATGTTTGTTGTCAATCTTGCTTTCTCAGACTTTTTTATGATGGCTTTTATGTGTCCACCAATTTTGGTGAACTGCTACTACCAGATGTGGTCCTTCAGTGGCATTTTCTGTGAGATCTATGCATGCATAGGTTCAATCTGTGGCACTGCTTCCATTTGGTCCATGGTATTCATCACCCTGGATCGTTACAATGTCATCGTGAAGGGAATCTCTGCTGATCCTTTAACCAATAAGGATGCTTTGTTGAGAATTGTATTTATATGGGCCCAGACTATTTTCTGGTGTGCCCTTCCATTCTTCGGATTCAACAGATATGTCCCTGAAGGTAACATGACTGCCTGTGGTACAGACTACCTCACTGATGAGCTGTGGAGTCACCTTTACCTCTATTTCTATGCTATTGATTGCTATATCTTCCCCTTGTTCTTAATTATCTACTGCTACACATTCATCTTGAAGGCTGTTGCTACTCATGAGAGACAGATGCGTGAACAGGCCAAGAAGATGGGAGTCAAGTCTCTGAGAAATGACCCTGATGCCAAAAAGACATCAAATGAATGCCGCCTTGCTAAGATTGCTCTTATGACTGTCTCCCTTTGGTTCATTGCATGGACCCCTTACTTTGTTATCAATATTGGAGGAATTAACTACAGGCCAATGATTACCCCTCTTTTCTCCATCTGGGGTTCGGTTTTTGCTAAAGCTAATGCTGTGTACAATCCCATTGTTTATGCCATCAGCCATCCCAAATACCGAGCTGCTATGGAGAAGAAATTACCTTGCCTCTCATGCACAACTGAGAGGGATGATGATCAAACCACATCTGATGCAGCCTCAGCTACCGCAACTGGTGCAGAAAAGTGCTAA
- the LOC137637833 gene encoding rhodopsin-like: protein MGYWDDPSNMVGNSFQESTNPYGNYTVVDRVPRELLSYVDDHWYQYPPMNPLWYSLVGVWMFMMGTLAVSGNFVVIWVFMCTKSLRSPSNMYVVSLAVSDFFMMACMCPPILINCYYQMWSFSAIFCQVYAAIGSICGTASIWAMVLITTDRYNVIVKGISGKPLTTGRAMLNILFIWAQTLFWCILPFFGFCRYVPEGNMTACGTDYLTDDLWYHIYLWLYTIDCFLFPLALIIYSYVFILKAVATHEKQMREQAKKMGVKSLRNDPEAKKTSNECRLAKVALTTVSLWFIAWTPYCIINIAGMHYKSIVTPLFSIWGSVFAKANAVYNPIVYAISHPKYRAAMEKKLPFLSCTSERDEESTPSETTSTNEKC, encoded by the coding sequence ATGGGTTACTGGGATGATCCCTCCAACATGGTTGGAAATAGCTTCCAAGAGTCCACGAACCCATACGGTAACTACACTGTGGTCGACAGGGTTCCTCGAGAGCTTTTGAGCTATGTAGATGATCACTGGTACCAGTACCCTCCCATGAACCCACTTTGGTATAGTTTAGTTGGCGTTTGGATGTTCATGATGGGCACTCTTGCAGTCTCTGGTAACTTCGTAGTCATCTGGGTCTTCATGTGCACTAAATCTCTAAGGTCACCTTCAAACATGTATGTCGTGAGTCTGGCTGTCTCTGACTTTTTCATGATGGCATGCATGTGTCCACCAATTTTGATAAACTGCTACTATCAGATGTGGTCTTTCAGTGCTATCTTCTGCCAGGTCTATGCTGCCATAGGTTCAATCTGTGGAACTGCCTCCATCTGGGCCATGGTGTTAATTACAACGGATCGTTACAACGTCATTGTTAAGGGTATTTCAGGTAAACCTTTGACCACCGGTAGAGCCATGTTAAATATTCTCTTCATCTGGGCTCAAACTCTTTTCTGGTGCATTCTGCCATTCTTTGGGTTCTGCAGGTATGTCCCAGAAGGTAACATGACTGCCTGTGGTACAGACTATCTTACTGATGATCTTTggtaccacatttacctctggctCTACACTATTGATTGTTTCTTGTTCCCTCTGGCTTTGATCATTTACTCTTATGTCTTCATCTTAAAGGCTGTTGCCACTCATGAGAAACAGATGCGTGAACAGGCCAAGAAGATGGGAGTCAAGTCTCTAAGAAATGACCCAGAAGCCAAAAAGACATCCAACGAATGCCGTCTAGCTAAGGTTGCACTAACAACAGTTTCTCTCTGGTTCATTGCATGGACACCCTATTGCATCATCAATATTGCTGGCATGCACTACAAGTCTATTGTCACTCCTCTCTTCTCCATCTGGGGTTCCGTTTTCGCAAAGGCCAATGCTGTCTACAACCCTATTGTTTATGCCATCAGCCATCCTAAGTACCGAGCTGCTATGGAGAAGAAACTACCTTTCCTCTCCTGTACAAGCGAAAGGGATGAGGAATCCACTCCCTCTGAGACCACCTCAACCAATGAAAAGTGCTGA
- the LOC137633834 gene encoding uncharacterized protein gives MSDCHSLLPRPLASTRRRLSKSANVCLVADNGSTIPTHGYENLALTFLSIKYYWKFLIVDIPLPILVSDFLSHYHLLVNVAHRRLVNAESYFLTLLQPAPSNLTLHISAPMDVYVHPFTLYPEIFCPELRQKPTVPTEYGIYHHNKTTRPQVFTRFRYLATAKEMFPKMKKMGLCQKASSPWSSLLHINLKIDGFLHLSTNDSYIAIRAVLEQLVVGLPDHWPFSVEKCP, from the coding sequence ATGAGtgattgccattctcttctgccaaggccacttgcCAGCACACGACGtcgtctgtctaaatctgccaacgTCTGCCTAGTAGCTGACAACGGATCTACGATTCCCACCCATGGTTACGAAAACCTAGCATTAACATTTTTAAGCATCAAATATTACTGGAAATTTCTCATTGTTGACATCCCATTGCCAATCCTTGTctcggatttcctctcacattatcaCCTCCTGGTCAATGTTGCTCACCGACGGCTAGTCAATGCTGAATCTTACTTCTTAACACTTCTACAACCAGCCCCCTCAaacctcactctccacataagCGCACCCATGGATGTCTACGTCCACCCCTTCACATTGTATCCTGAAATTTTCTGTCCAGAGCTTCGTCAAAAGCCCACGGTTCCCACTGAATATGGTATTTACCACCATAACAAGACGACAAggcctcaagtgttcaccagattcaggtaTCTGGCTACCGCTAAGGAAATgtttcccaaaatgaaaaaaatgggcctttgccaaaaggcctcaagcccatggtcatcactctTACACATCAACCTGAAGATAGATGGCTTTCTGCATCTCTCCACCAATGACAGCTACATCGCTATTAGGGCAGTACTTGAGCAGTTGGTCGTTGGCTTACCCGACCACTGGCCTTTCTCAGTAGAAAAGTGTCCATGA